A region of Polyodon spathula isolate WHYD16114869_AA chromosome 4, ASM1765450v1, whole genome shotgun sequence DNA encodes the following proteins:
- the LOC121314972 gene encoding GSK-3-binding protein-like: MPCRKENYILLEQSVTVDSKEVDALVTKIGEALQLHNNSTTTAASQKTVSCLHSNNNHTKQNNASLQKRTGCCIRLGNRANRNRGSPYSIPQDTNQEWGSLRTWNRKKIDVSQDDPHQLLQELILSGNLIKEAVKRLQVSAAERADHSNTGYDLQW; encoded by the coding sequence ATGCCTTGTCGAAAGGAGAATTACATTCTTTTAGAGCAGTCTGTCACCGTGGACTCGAAAGAGGTGGACGCTCTAGTAACCAAAATCGGCGAAGCATTGCAGCTTCACAACAATAGTACTACCACTGCTGCTAGTCAGAAAACAGTGTCATGCCTTCATAGTAACAACAACCACACCAAACAGAATAATGCATCGCTTCAAAAACGAACCGGCTGCTGTATTCGACTCGGAAATCGGGCTAATCGAAACCGGGGGAGCCCATATTCAATACCTCAGGACACCAATCAAGAGTGGGGGAGTTTGAGAACCTGGAATCGAAAGAAAATCGACGTTTCTCAGGACGACCCCCACCAGCTGCTTCAGGAATTGATTTTGTCTGGAAACCTGATCAAGGAGGCAGTGAAACGCCTTCAGGTCTCTGCAGCAGAACGTGCAGATCATTCCAACACCGGCTATGATCTGCAATGGTAA